In uncultured Bacteroides sp., the following proteins share a genomic window:
- a CDS encoding N-6 DNA methylase yields the protein MKQDELKKFSIYLEELSVKHSRQTIFDDFLTLVVCCLSLGKKEDIYLSTIKKYSKGEAVIFVKAFSALVMEMDNKGQGMKDIFGAYFEEFLSNDKNGQFFTPECICDFMAQITMAGSETGEEKDKRICDPTCGSGRLLLSSAKIDRNKYFVGADISLTCCYMTLINMCLNSMRGEVLYMDSLQNKLWRKWFVIVDSISKVPFIYEVDLTKKEDTEREVEIDEPLEIKEIPTPIIPNIGYVKFGYNC from the coding sequence ATGAAACAGGACGAATTAAAAAAGTTTTCTATTTATTTAGAGGAACTTTCGGTAAAGCATTCCAGACAGACAATATTTGACGACTTTTTAACGCTTGTAGTATGTTGTTTATCTCTAGGAAAGAAAGAAGATATCTATTTATCAACGATAAAAAAATACTCTAAAGGTGAAGCGGTAATTTTTGTGAAAGCTTTTTCTGCTTTGGTCATGGAAATGGATAATAAAGGGCAAGGAATGAAAGATATATTCGGCGCATATTTTGAAGAATTTCTTTCAAATGATAAGAACGGCCAATTTTTTACACCTGAGTGTATTTGTGATTTTATGGCGCAAATAACAATGGCAGGGAGTGAGACAGGAGAGGAAAAAGATAAACGCATATGCGACCCAACTTGTGGAAGTGGTCGCTTATTATTATCTTCTGCAAAGATAGACCGAAATAAGTATTTTGTTGGTGCGGATATTTCTTTAACTTGTTGTTATATGACGTTAATAAACATGTGTTTAAATTCTATGCGTGGAGAAGTTCTTTATATGGATAGCCTCCAAAATAAATTATGGAGAAAATGGTTTGTTATAGTTGATTCTATTAGTAAAGTTCCATTTATTTATGAAGTTGATTTAACGAAGAAAGAAGATACAGAACGTGAAGTTGAAATAGACGAGCCACTTGAAATAAAAGAGATTCCGACGCCTATAATCCCGAATATAGGATATGTAAAGTTTGGTTATAATTGTTAG
- a CDS encoding DUF6712 family protein, producing the protein MIFNKSNNGSQELREVTGNYFANNKFEKVTGEIAAATDELVNIISQEVYSEIEGYYTSNSEDSAKKELVRKVQRPIAIFGTLRMYQKNDVSHEDSGRKIKISADNEKLPWEWQLDRDDAQHLEDYYKAVDVLIRALNVSSIEAWKNSRSYKMSQLLLIKSGEDFDSYFPIEKSERTYMLLVPFIKEAQIQYVKKAYGPLNWEELLQEKVEAETEKHFAACKATALLAMSLAMRRLQVKVIPAGVIRTYVAESGAMNSEPASYEDIKLLSQWMNDDAMTWLDEMKKERDGGVVTYQILPNNDPANKFCRL; encoded by the coding sequence ATGATTTTTAATAAGAGCAATAACGGATCACAAGAACTCCGGGAAGTTACCGGCAATTATTTTGCCAATAACAAGTTCGAAAAAGTAACCGGTGAAATAGCCGCTGCTACAGATGAGCTGGTGAATATAATCAGCCAGGAAGTTTATAGTGAGATTGAGGGTTATTATACCAGCAATTCAGAAGACTCTGCAAAAAAAGAGTTGGTAAGGAAAGTACAACGTCCAATAGCTATTTTTGGTACGCTTAGGATGTATCAGAAAAACGACGTCAGCCATGAAGATAGCGGCCGTAAGATTAAGATTTCAGCTGACAATGAAAAATTACCCTGGGAGTGGCAGCTCGACAGAGACGATGCGCAACATCTGGAAGATTATTACAAAGCTGTAGACGTTCTCATCCGTGCGCTGAATGTATCCTCTATAGAAGCATGGAAGAATAGTCGTAGTTACAAGATGTCTCAACTGTTGCTTATTAAAAGTGGAGAAGATTTTGACTCTTATTTCCCTATCGAGAAGAGTGAGCGCACATATATGTTGCTTGTTCCATTCATCAAAGAGGCTCAGATACAATATGTAAAGAAAGCCTATGGACCACTAAACTGGGAAGAATTGCTTCAGGAAAAAGTAGAGGCTGAAACGGAAAAACATTTTGCTGCATGCAAGGCAACCGCTTTATTGGCAATGAGCCTTGCGATGAGAAGGCTTCAGGTTAAAGTTATTCCTGCAGGAGTGATACGTACGTACGTGGCCGAAAGCGGTGCTATGAATAGCGAGCCTGCAAGTTATGAAGATATTAAATTGCTGTCTCAATGGATGAATGACGATGCAATGACGTGGCTTGATGAGATGAAGAAGGAGCGCGATGGAGGAGTGGTTACCTATCAGATTTTGCCAAATAATGATCCAGCTAATAAATTCTGCAGATTATGA
- a CDS encoding phage tail tape measure protein: MSLKIDRVQLEIVIQQDTARQKMIQLEDKMRDTRKELKKLKEGTEEYAAKAAELKGLQKEYDSLFEKIGIGSLSLKELGNRQKELNAIIKNLPGDSSEYKQYSNQLKEVNARIKELKGNANEAKFSIGKLADGFNKYAAMGAGIIASLTGVALTARKCVDEFAAMGEAESQMRKYTGLTTQEVKELNEEFKKMDTRTSREQLNEISGEAGKIGVTGKKNILEFVDAANMIKVSLGEDLGKDAVLNIGKLAQMFGEDKKMGLRGAMLATGSAINAVAQSSSAAEEYLVGFTARVAGAANQAKVSQTSLLGYASVLDQNMQQQEMAGTAFQTLMLKMYQNPAKFAKMAGESVSEFTNLIKTDANEAILRFLEVLNNKGGLDKLAPMFKDMGLEGVRASGVISTMAGKVDDIRAAQNLANKSYREGTSIIQEYNIQNNTVQGEIDKRKKQFQEIRIELGEKLLPAMKYMISGGSMTIKMLSSMVSIFLQYRNTITVLTIAIIAYTAITKGAILMNKLQVLWTDKVVVALRTMYSTMMANPYLATITSIALLISVFKDYNRELTEAEAIQKRTNEIKNEAAKNIAVESKELEQYLSISRDETLSKGEREAAIRKLNEISPKYFGNLTLEKIGTKEADAAVRDYTQSIYALAEAEAIRAKLKQVTEEKISVMGDMNKNPGFLDNLLSGNFNEIFQGSKAGLATMVNQASTLLKGTTDNWADETIDSWANRYVLKLKNLAKEENQLTDMLQDNIKKSLSRNTTKDNANAGNGGSVNGSDSKDKQPWNTEIQAAENAYNEQLLLLKKSSDKRGQTESEYQMDALQKETDFQLKKLSIINKYQGKVTDKKAKSELGKLESDTNSAIYDSLKKSEDNRLTLLKEYRDKRLEKVKSGEEGIKLELSKQYEKGELKEKDYKNRIAALEVATSSERLAILKDYQEDVSGLEFKNGEKKAAVVKESGAAVISAEKEINEKRAEIANSSSDLIEKFGEEYRKLNYKASMDETLSSLEIFYQMQLELAEKNGIDATNLTKIYEEAKKNITDDYAKDRKEVIKKYGLESAEENKNLKLKALEEEHAQGLLREKEYEVAKNKIFNDYLKDKIQANKVYFDAFNEVLSNVSSAVQGFQDAEVSKTENAYDKKIKAAKKAGKDTTKLEEEKEESVAAVKKKYAEMQFAINVLQTISTTALSAMLAYSSLAWIPGVGPILGAAAAGAAIAAGAAQIAVAKQQRDEAKGLKAGGYSDDYVDGYTKSGNPDDVAGAIPVHKSEFVANHNAVANPHVRQFLDIFDVAQKNGSIRMINTTQILEQIRTKTGKYSGGYTSLDDSNSGTGISINNPGNNNLSLERVIKLMSESVELLKVISVKDLKVNAKDVRDEIKRIEKLEQNVNR; the protein is encoded by the coding sequence ATGAGTTTAAAAATTGATAGAGTTCAGCTGGAGATAGTGATTCAGCAGGACACAGCAAGACAAAAAATGATTCAGCTTGAAGACAAAATGCGTGATACACGTAAGGAGTTGAAAAAGCTAAAGGAAGGAACGGAAGAGTATGCGGCAAAAGCTGCAGAGTTGAAGGGACTTCAGAAAGAGTACGACAGTCTTTTCGAAAAAATAGGGATTGGTTCTCTTAGCCTGAAAGAACTTGGGAATAGACAGAAAGAGCTGAATGCCATTATTAAAAATCTACCAGGAGATAGTTCCGAATACAAGCAATATAGCAATCAATTAAAGGAAGTCAATGCCAGGATAAAAGAACTGAAAGGAAATGCCAACGAGGCCAAATTCTCAATAGGTAAATTGGCGGACGGATTCAATAAGTATGCCGCCATGGGCGCAGGTATTATTGCTTCATTGACTGGGGTTGCTCTTACTGCAAGAAAATGCGTTGATGAATTTGCAGCGATGGGAGAGGCTGAGAGCCAGATGCGAAAATATACTGGATTAACGACTCAAGAGGTGAAGGAACTGAACGAGGAGTTTAAAAAGATGGACACACGAACATCTAGGGAACAACTCAACGAAATTTCTGGAGAAGCAGGTAAAATAGGGGTAACTGGTAAGAAAAATATTCTTGAGTTCGTTGATGCTGCTAATATGATAAAGGTTTCTCTTGGTGAAGACCTTGGGAAAGATGCAGTTCTAAATATAGGTAAGCTGGCTCAGATGTTTGGTGAAGACAAAAAGATGGGGCTAAGAGGTGCTATGCTAGCAACCGGTAGCGCCATTAATGCCGTTGCACAAAGCTCAAGTGCCGCGGAAGAATATCTTGTTGGATTTACTGCAAGAGTTGCAGGAGCAGCAAATCAGGCTAAAGTATCACAAACAAGTCTGCTAGGATATGCTTCTGTTCTAGACCAAAATATGCAGCAGCAGGAAATGGCAGGAACTGCATTCCAGACTTTAATGCTTAAAATGTATCAGAACCCGGCTAAGTTTGCTAAAATGGCTGGAGAAAGCGTATCCGAGTTTACAAATCTAATTAAAACAGATGCTAATGAAGCGATCCTTCGGTTTCTAGAAGTACTGAACAATAAAGGTGGACTTGACAAGCTCGCTCCCATGTTTAAAGATATGGGGCTTGAAGGTGTAAGAGCAAGCGGGGTAATAAGTACCATGGCAGGGAAAGTTGACGATATACGTGCAGCACAAAATCTTGCAAACAAAAGCTATAGAGAAGGAACGAGTATAATCCAGGAATATAATATTCAAAATAATACTGTTCAAGGAGAAATTGATAAGAGAAAAAAACAATTTCAAGAGATTAGGATTGAACTAGGAGAAAAATTACTCCCTGCAATGAAGTACATGATCAGTGGAGGAAGCATGACTATTAAAATGCTTAGTTCAATGGTATCCATATTTCTGCAATACAGAAATACAATTACAGTTCTTACGATTGCCATTATTGCATATACTGCTATTACAAAAGGAGCCATACTCATGAATAAGCTTCAGGTATTATGGACTGACAAGGTCGTTGTGGCATTGAGAACAATGTATTCAACAATGATGGCTAATCCTTATCTTGCAACAATAACTTCTATCGCTCTTTTAATCTCTGTATTTAAAGATTATAATAGAGAATTAACAGAAGCTGAAGCCATCCAAAAAAGGACAAATGAAATAAAAAATGAGGCAGCTAAAAACATTGCTGTTGAGTCGAAAGAACTAGAACAGTATCTTTCAATATCTAGAGATGAAACACTGTCTAAAGGAGAGAGAGAGGCGGCAATTCGAAAATTGAATGAAATATCTCCAAAATATTTCGGTAATCTTACGCTTGAAAAGATAGGTACCAAAGAAGCTGATGCTGCCGTTAGAGATTATACACAGAGCATTTATGCTTTGGCGGAAGCAGAAGCTATACGGGCAAAACTGAAACAAGTCACAGAAGAAAAAATTTCAGTAATGGGCGATATGAATAAGAATCCTGGATTCTTGGATAATCTCCTTAGTGGGAATTTTAATGAAATATTTCAAGGTTCAAAAGCCGGGCTTGCCACCATGGTGAATCAAGCATCAACATTACTGAAAGGCACAACAGACAACTGGGCAGATGAAACAATAGATAGCTGGGCTAACAGGTATGTATTGAAATTAAAAAATCTGGCAAAAGAAGAGAACCAGCTTACTGATATGCTCCAGGACAACATTAAGAAAAGTCTATCCAGGAACACAACTAAAGATAATGCAAACGCAGGTAATGGAGGTTCTGTAAATGGCAGCGATAGTAAAGACAAGCAGCCATGGAATACAGAAATACAAGCAGCTGAGAATGCATATAATGAGCAGCTTCTTTTATTAAAAAAATCCTCTGATAAGCGTGGGCAAACTGAATCAGAGTACCAAATGGATGCTCTCCAAAAAGAAACTGATTTTCAGTTAAAGAAATTATCCATCATTAATAAATACCAGGGCAAAGTTACAGATAAAAAAGCAAAATCAGAACTTGGCAAACTCGAGAGTGATACTAATTCTGCTATATACGATTCTCTTAAAAAATCGGAAGATAACAGACTTACTCTATTGAAAGAATATAGAGATAAACGTCTTGAAAAAGTAAAAAGCGGAGAAGAAGGCATAAAATTAGAACTTTCAAAGCAATATGAGAAAGGCGAACTTAAAGAGAAAGATTATAAAAATCGTATTGCAGCACTGGAAGTTGCTACTTCATCTGAAAGACTTGCTATTTTAAAGGACTATCAAGAAGACGTATCTGGTCTTGAATTCAAAAATGGAGAGAAGAAAGCAGCCGTAGTAAAAGAATCAGGCGCTGCTGTTATATCAGCAGAAAAAGAAATCAACGAGAAACGTGCTGAAATTGCTAATAGTAGTTCAGACCTAATAGAGAAGTTTGGAGAAGAATATCGAAAGCTTAACTACAAGGCTTCAATGGATGAGACTCTTAGTTCCTTAGAGATATTCTACCAAATGCAATTAGAACTCGCAGAAAAGAATGGAATTGATGCAACTAATCTTACTAAGATATACGAAGAAGCAAAGAAGAATATTACTGATGACTATGCAAAAGACCGGAAGGAAGTCATTAAAAAGTATGGCCTTGAATCAGCAGAAGAGAATAAGAATTTAAAGTTGAAAGCTCTGGAAGAAGAGCATGCTCAAGGCTTGCTAAGAGAAAAGGAATATGAGGTAGCTAAAAATAAGATATTCAACGATTATCTAAAGGATAAGATTCAAGCGAATAAGGTCTATTTTGATGCATTTAACGAAGTTCTTAGTAATGTGTCGAGTGCTGTACAAGGATTTCAGGATGCTGAAGTATCAAAAACAGAAAATGCTTATGATAAAAAAATTAAAGCAGCTAAGAAAGCCGGCAAGGATACGACTAAACTAGAGGAAGAAAAGGAAGAGTCTGTAGCAGCCGTCAAAAAGAAGTATGCAGAAATGCAGTTTGCTATTAATGTGCTGCAAACTATTTCTACAACTGCATTATCAGCTATGCTTGCATATTCGTCACTGGCATGGATACCAGGTGTTGGTCCTATACTTGGAGCCGCTGCAGCAGGAGCAGCGATTGCAGCAGGAGCTGCACAGATTGCAGTTGCTAAACAACAACGTGATGAAGCAAAAGGATTAAAGGCTGGTGGATATTCCGATGATTATGTAGATGGGTATACTAAATCAGGAAATCCGGATGACGTTGCTGGGGCAATCCCGGTGCATAAGAGTGAATTTGTAGCTAACCACAATGCTGTAGCTAATCCTCATGTACGGCAATTCCTTGATATTTTTGACGTTGCTCAGAAAAACGGAAGTATTCGGATGATAAATACAACGCAAATTCTTGAGCAGATACGAACTAAGACAGGAAAGTACAGCGGTGGATATACTTCATTGGATGATTCTAATTCCGGTACCGGGATATCTATAAACAATCCAGGGAATAATAATCTATCTCTAGAAAGAGTAATAAAACTTATGTCTGAAAGTGTAGAGTTACTTAAAGTTATAAGTGTTAAGGATTTAAAAGTTAACGCTAAGGATGTAAGAGATGAAATAAAAAGAATTGAAAAATTAGAGCAGAATGTCAACAGATGA
- a CDS encoding DUF4468 domain-containing protein gives MNRILVIFCLLAFSLGTFSQEEKPIEFDAVIQQEGKQVKELYPIIKAWVATSFINSQKVIQMDDPVNGVIICKGVINYRAPGGFTYRYIDGYIDFTLKIQIRDGRYKVTLNNFNHKSSDSRFGNVWSFGMITNREKFKETGLQDKRYVKTWPDLKETCKVFSEKTITDIKAVTSEDNPILDKKEAW, from the coding sequence ATGAATAGAATTTTAGTAATATTCTGTCTATTAGCTTTCTCATTGGGAACATTTTCTCAAGAAGAAAAGCCAATTGAATTTGATGCTGTAATACAGCAAGAAGGAAAGCAAGTGAAAGAACTTTATCCTATTATTAAAGCATGGGTAGCAACGAGTTTTATAAACTCTCAAAAGGTAATACAGATGGATGATCCTGTAAATGGAGTTATTATATGTAAAGGAGTAATTAATTACCGTGCACCTGGTGGGTTTACTTATCGTTATATTGATGGTTACATTGATTTTACATTGAAAATTCAAATCAGAGATGGAAGATATAAAGTAACATTGAATAATTTCAACCATAAATCGAGTGATTCAAGATTTGGGAATGTATGGAGTTTTGGGATGATAACTAATAGAGAAAAATTCAAAGAAACAGGATTGCAGGATAAAAGGTATGTTAAAACATGGCCAGATCTAAAAGAAACATGCAAAGTGTTTTCAGAAAAAACGATTACAGATATAAAAGCTGTGACTTCCGAAGATAATCCTATTTTAGATAAAAAGGAAGCTTGGTAA
- a CDS encoding ArdC-like ssDNA-binding domain-containing protein, whose protein sequence is MGNIFESAATIQQKREILKKLSKPLQELSKIGKIDSVNAGLKTIYKSEGHIILKTFNQWKKDGKSIKKGEKALCLWGSPKCKEDKNEQCEDTNVDKLDFYPICYVFSNLQVQ, encoded by the coding sequence ATGGGAAATATATTTGAATCTGCAGCGACAATTCAGCAAAAAAGAGAAATTTTAAAAAAGTTAAGTAAGCCATTGCAAGAGCTTTCAAAAATCGGAAAGATTGATAGTGTAAATGCTGGGCTTAAAACTATTTATAAATCTGAAGGCCATATTATTTTGAAGACTTTCAACCAGTGGAAGAAAGATGGTAAAAGCATTAAAAAAGGAGAGAAAGCACTTTGTTTATGGGGCTCTCCTAAATGTAAAGAGGATAAAAACGAACAGTGCGAGGATACGAACGTGGATAAACTAGACTTTTATCCTATTTGCTATGTTTTTTCTAACTTGCAGGTACAATGA
- a CDS encoding glycoside hydrolase family 19 protein yields MQQFCINTTLRAAHFIAQIAHETGSFVYVKEIASGAAYDTGRLAAKLGNTPAADGDGQKYKGRGYIQLTGKSNYEMFDKFTGGKYDLLNHPERVEEPALAMLVAGWYWNKKSLNTLADKDDIDGITHTINGGVNGLNERKAFLLRAKKVLL; encoded by the coding sequence ATGCAACAATTCTGCATTAACACGACATTGCGGGCTGCGCATTTTATCGCGCAGATTGCACATGAAACCGGATCGTTTGTATACGTTAAAGAAATAGCAAGTGGGGCTGCTTATGATACCGGGAGACTGGCAGCTAAGTTAGGTAATACACCGGCTGCTGATGGCGATGGCCAGAAATATAAAGGTAGAGGGTATATACAACTAACCGGGAAAAGCAACTATGAGATGTTTGACAAATTCACAGGAGGAAAATATGATCTTCTTAATCATCCAGAACGCGTGGAAGAGCCTGCACTTGCAATGCTAGTAGCTGGATGGTATTGGAATAAGAAAAGCCTCAATACCCTAGCTGACAAGGACGATATAGATGGCATTACACATACAATTAATGGTGGAGTAAATGGCCTGAATGAGAGAAAAGCTTTTTTATTACGTGCAAAAAAAGTCCTATTATGA